A single window of Mycolicibacterium madagascariense DNA harbors:
- a CDS encoding DNA polymerase IV → MGQRWVLHFDMDAFFASVEQLTRPTLRGRPVLVGGLGGRGVVAGASYQARVFGARSAMPMHQARRLVGTSAVVLPPRGVVYGVASARVLDTVRAVVPILEQLSFDEAFGEPAELAGADADTVVRFCEDLRRDILATTGLTASVGAGSGKQLAKIASGLAKPDGVRVVGREEERALLAGLPVRRLWGIGPVAEERLHRLGIGTVGALAALTDSEVADVLGATVGPALHLLARGIDDRPVAERAESKQISAESTFAADLVTLDQLRDAVGPIGDHAHQRLLRDGRGARTVTVKLKKSDMSTVTRSATLPYATADAATLIGTARRLLLDPREIGPVRLVGVGFSGLSDVLQESLFPDLDQTLDASDAQQAESPRTMAETAAPVAWRIGDDVRHTRFGHGWVQGAGHGVMTVRFETRATGPGQAHTLAHDSPEVTRANPVDSLDWPEFVAGMTATAFSAAPSAEDGEDVAH, encoded by the coding sequence ATGGGGCAACGCTGGGTCCTGCACTTCGACATGGACGCGTTCTTCGCCTCCGTCGAACAGCTGACCCGCCCCACCCTGCGCGGACGGCCGGTGCTGGTAGGCGGTCTCGGTGGGCGGGGCGTCGTCGCGGGAGCCAGCTATCAGGCGCGGGTCTTCGGCGCCCGATCGGCGATGCCGATGCACCAGGCCCGTCGGCTGGTCGGCACGTCCGCGGTGGTGCTGCCGCCGCGCGGCGTGGTCTACGGCGTGGCCAGCGCCCGGGTGCTCGACACCGTCAGAGCGGTGGTGCCAATTCTCGAGCAGCTATCGTTCGACGAGGCATTTGGCGAGCCCGCGGAATTGGCGGGCGCGGACGCCGACACGGTCGTGCGGTTCTGCGAGGACCTGCGCCGCGACATTCTCGCCACGACCGGGTTGACCGCATCCGTCGGCGCCGGTTCGGGCAAACAGCTGGCGAAGATCGCGTCGGGGCTGGCCAAGCCGGACGGCGTGCGCGTCGTCGGCCGCGAGGAGGAACGTGCGCTGCTCGCCGGGCTGCCCGTCCGGCGACTGTGGGGGATCGGGCCGGTGGCCGAGGAGCGGTTGCACCGCCTCGGCATCGGCACCGTCGGCGCGCTGGCGGCGCTCACCGACTCCGAGGTGGCCGACGTCCTCGGCGCGACGGTCGGGCCCGCCCTGCACCTGCTGGCCCGCGGCATCGACGACCGGCCGGTCGCCGAGCGGGCGGAGTCCAAGCAGATCAGCGCCGAGTCGACGTTCGCGGCGGACCTCGTCACGCTCGACCAGCTCCGCGACGCGGTCGGTCCGATCGGCGACCACGCCCACCAGCGGCTGCTGCGCGACGGCCGCGGGGCCCGCACGGTGACGGTCAAGCTCAAGAAGTCCGACATGTCGACCGTGACGCGGTCGGCGACGCTGCCGTATGCGACCGCCGACGCCGCGACGCTCATCGGCACCGCCCGCCGGTTGCTGCTCGACCCGCGCGAGATCGGCCCCGTGCGCCTCGTCGGCGTCGGCTTCTCGGGCCTGTCCGACGTCCTGCAGGAATCGCTGTTCCCCGACCTGGACCAGACCCTCGACGCGTCGGACGCCCAGCAGGCCGAGTCACCCCGCACGATGGCCGAGACCGCAGCCCCGGTGGCGTGGCGCATCGGCGACGACGTCCGGCACACCCGGTTCGGGCACGGCTGGGTGCAGGGCGCGGGCCACGGCGTGATGACCGTGCGCTTCGAGACCCGCGCCACCGGGCCGGGCCAGGCCCACACCCTCGCCCACGACAGTCCGGAGGTCACGCGGGCGAACCCGGTCGACAGCCTGGACTGGCCGGAGTTCGTCGCGGGGATGACGGCCACCGCGTTCTCGGCGGCCCCCTCAGCCGAGGACGGCGAAGACGTCGCGCACTGA
- the rarD gene encoding EamA family transporter RarD, which translates to MTTRSDAAQRRRAGVAFGIGAYVWWGLSPGFFPLLLPAGALEVLAHRIVWSAACLIVVLLVARRIGDLRRLSGRTWLLLVASSALISINWGIYIWAATNGHVVDAALGYFANPLVTVALGVLVFRERIGRWQLIALALAVVAVVMLTVEVGAPPYVAVGLAVSFALYGLVKKVVTADPRVSVAVETFLALPFAAGYLVALQVTGHGHVTGHGSWHAVLLMLAGPVTAVPLLLFAAGAQRLPLITMGLLFYLNPALQMAWGVLVGHEPMPVARWAGFALIWVALVVLTVGSIRTSSTPTVSDDVEMAGPGTPSR; encoded by the coding sequence GTGACGACCCGCTCCGACGCCGCGCAGCGACGTCGCGCCGGTGTCGCGTTCGGCATCGGCGCGTACGTCTGGTGGGGGTTGTCCCCGGGGTTCTTCCCCCTGCTGCTGCCCGCCGGCGCGCTCGAGGTACTCGCGCACCGCATCGTGTGGAGTGCCGCGTGCCTGATCGTCGTGCTGCTCGTCGCGCGTCGGATCGGTGATCTGCGCAGGCTCTCCGGCCGCACCTGGCTTCTGCTGGTGGCCTCGTCGGCCCTGATCTCGATCAACTGGGGGATCTACATCTGGGCGGCGACCAACGGACACGTGGTCGACGCCGCCCTCGGATACTTCGCCAACCCCCTGGTGACGGTGGCGCTCGGTGTCCTCGTCTTCCGCGAACGCATCGGCCGCTGGCAGCTGATCGCCCTGGCGCTCGCGGTCGTCGCGGTGGTGATGCTGACCGTCGAGGTGGGCGCGCCGCCCTACGTCGCCGTCGGACTCGCCGTGTCGTTCGCGCTGTACGGTCTGGTCAAGAAGGTGGTGACGGCCGATCCGCGGGTCAGCGTCGCGGTGGAGACGTTCCTGGCGCTGCCGTTCGCGGCCGGCTACCTCGTCGCACTGCAGGTGACCGGTCATGGCCACGTCACGGGGCACGGCTCCTGGCACGCGGTGTTGCTGATGCTGGCGGGTCCGGTCACCGCGGTGCCGCTGCTGCTGTTCGCCGCGGGCGCACAGCGCTTGCCGTTGATCACGATGGGGCTGCTGTTCTACCTGAATCCCGCGTTGCAGATGGCCTGGGGCGTCCTCGTCGGACACGAACCGATGCCCGTCGCCCGCTGGGCCGGGTTCGCCCTGATCTGGGTCGCTCTCGTCGTCCTGACGGTCGGGTCGATCCGCACGTCGTCGACGCCGACGGTCTCCGACGACGTCGAAATGGCCGGGCCGGGTACGCCGTCCCGGTGA
- a CDS encoding asparaginase: MNEAPGPGDAPRRRVVLVTTGGTIATSVDADGVARPTHSGSALAQGLPTVVALDVVDLLAADSSELQPSDWDRIGAEVAAAVRGGADGVVVTHGTDTMEETALWLDLTYDGDVPVVLTGAMRSADAPDADGPANLAAAVALAGNRESRGLGVAVTLSGTVWQPLGLTKTGSGFVGTVMAPTARERTYFGALRAAAAPRVDVVAVYAGSDAVALDACVAAGARGLVLAALGSGNAGAAVIDGVHRARRAGVEVVVSTRVPGARVTVGYGPGRMLVDAGAVVAPSLPAPQARVLLMAALAAGRSVRDVFAVLG; this comes from the coding sequence ATGAACGAAGCGCCCGGGCCGGGTGACGCTCCGCGCAGGCGCGTCGTCCTCGTCACCACCGGCGGCACCATCGCGACGAGCGTCGACGCCGACGGCGTGGCCCGGCCGACGCACTCCGGCAGCGCGCTCGCCCAGGGCCTGCCCACCGTCGTCGCGCTCGACGTCGTCGACCTGCTCGCGGCGGACAGCTCCGAGCTGCAGCCGTCGGACTGGGACCGGATCGGTGCGGAGGTCGCGGCGGCGGTCCGCGGTGGGGCCGACGGGGTGGTCGTCACCCACGGCACGGACACGATGGAGGAGACGGCGCTGTGGCTGGACCTCACCTATGACGGCGACGTTCCCGTCGTACTCACCGGGGCGATGCGCAGCGCCGACGCGCCCGACGCCGACGGTCCGGCCAACCTGGCGGCCGCCGTCGCCCTGGCCGGGAATCGGGAGAGCCGCGGGCTGGGCGTCGCGGTCACCCTCTCCGGAACCGTGTGGCAACCGTTGGGGCTCACCAAGACCGGATCCGGTTTCGTGGGGACCGTGATGGCGCCGACCGCGCGGGAGCGCACCTACTTCGGTGCGCTGCGCGCAGCCGCGGCGCCGCGGGTCGACGTCGTCGCCGTGTACGCGGGCAGCGATGCGGTGGCGCTCGACGCCTGCGTGGCGGCGGGCGCGCGGGGCCTCGTGCTGGCGGCGCTGGGTTCGGGCAATGCGGGCGCCGCGGTGATCGACGGCGTGCACCGGGCCCGTCGGGCGGGCGTCGAGGTGGTGGTCTCGACGCGCGTGCCGGGAGCGCGGGTCACGGTCGGCTACGGCCCCGGCCGGATGCTGGTCGACGCCGGCGCCGTGGTGGCACCGAGCCTGCCCGCCCCGCAGGCCCGCGTGCTGCTGATGGCCGCGTTGGCCGCGGGGCGCTCAGTGCGCGACGTCTTCGCCGTCCTCGGCTGA
- a CDS encoding TetR/AcrR family transcriptional regulator: protein MVQCDDPPVVVARRRGRPVNSDSAETRNRILRASRQVINERGYQAATFQAIAVAADLSRPTLHYYFATREEIYLTLVAEARDAVATFVDRARRRATLVEQFTALLEAFQDTDLLDRSQVAFLVSAGLESVRIPELRALGGLALQDVLTTLVTEARDRGELAEDVDVGPVAEMLGAMLWGVSFYAGFVGDAADLTPITAQLHALLAHGLPTHAATPTPLRDTEGDTPSVVGGRQ, encoded by the coding sequence ATGGTGCAGTGCGATGATCCGCCGGTGGTGGTCGCGCGGCGTCGCGGGCGCCCCGTCAACTCCGATTCGGCCGAGACCCGCAACCGCATCCTGCGGGCCTCGCGCCAGGTGATCAACGAACGCGGCTACCAGGCCGCGACCTTCCAGGCGATCGCCGTCGCCGCCGATCTGAGCCGTCCCACGCTGCACTACTACTTCGCCACCCGCGAGGAGATCTACCTGACGCTGGTGGCCGAGGCCCGCGACGCGGTGGCCACCTTCGTCGACAGGGCGCGGCGCCGGGCGACCCTGGTCGAACAGTTCACCGCGCTGCTGGAGGCGTTCCAGGACACCGATCTGCTCGATCGCTCCCAGGTGGCCTTCCTGGTGAGCGCCGGACTGGAATCGGTCAGGATCCCGGAACTGCGGGCCCTCGGTGGGTTGGCCCTGCAGGACGTCCTGACCACGCTCGTCACCGAGGCCAGGGACCGCGGCGAGCTCGCCGAGGACGTCGACGTCGGCCCGGTCGCGGAGATGCTCGGCGCGATGCTGTGGGGCGTCAGCTTCTACGCCGGCTTCGTCGGGGACGCCGCCGACCTGACGCCGATCACCGCTCAGCTGCACGCGCTGCTGGCCCACGGTCTGCCGACGCACGCGGCGACGCCGACCCCCCTGCGCGACACGGAAGGCGACACGCCGAGCGTCGTCGGAGGTCGGCAATAG
- the lspA gene encoding signal peptidase II produces the protein MTEESAGPAEPVTAGDDTVAPAPRRRRLRLLLSVAGVVLFLDVVTKVLAVRLLTPRQPVSIIGDTVTWTLVRNSGAAFSMGTSYTWILTLVASGVVVGIIWMGRRLVSPWWALGLGMILGGALGNLVDRFFRAPGPLRGHVVDFLSIGWWPVFNVADPAVVGGAILLVALSLFGYDFDTEGRRRPERAAEPAAAVTEPSDPDATDVAATDAPEADAEREG, from the coding sequence GTGACGGAAGAATCAGCGGGACCGGCCGAGCCCGTGACGGCGGGCGACGACACCGTTGCGCCTGCGCCGCGGCGGCGCCGGCTGCGCCTGTTGCTCTCGGTCGCCGGGGTGGTCCTGTTCCTCGACGTGGTGACCAAGGTCCTCGCGGTGCGGCTCCTGACCCCCCGCCAGCCGGTGTCGATCATCGGCGACACGGTGACGTGGACGTTGGTGCGCAACTCCGGCGCCGCGTTCTCGATGGGCACCAGCTACACCTGGATACTGACGCTGGTCGCCTCCGGCGTCGTGGTGGGCATCATCTGGATGGGGCGGCGCCTGGTCTCGCCGTGGTGGGCCCTCGGGCTGGGCATGATCCTCGGCGGGGCGCTCGGCAACCTCGTCGACCGGTTCTTCCGGGCGCCGGGACCCCTGCGCGGCCACGTCGTCGACTTCCTGTCGATCGGGTGGTGGCCGGTGTTCAACGTCGCCGACCCGGCCGTCGTCGGCGGTGCGATCCTGCTGGTGGCACTGTCGTTGTTCGGCTACGACTTCGACACCGAGGGCAGGCGCCGGCCGGAGCGGGCGGCCGAGCCCGCGGCGGCGGTCACCGAGCCCAGCGACCCCGACGCCACGGACGTCGCCGCGACGGACGCCCCCGAGGCCGACGCCGAGCGCGAGGGATGA
- a CDS encoding DUF2505 domain-containing protein: MPRSIELTAASPHPLADIRRAFDDEAYWQSRLTAFEGGSPTLDSLSTDASGRTSVTMTMRFGGDQLPDPLRRLRLGSLEVVQSEQWDAVDAGVLRGAIDVDARRTPMSGRGSVHLTPAGSGTTLAGHATVEVNVPLIGGAISKFIAGLLANGIVDIVRVTDSWLAENP, encoded by the coding sequence GTGCCGCGTTCGATCGAGCTGACCGCTGCGTCGCCCCACCCACTGGCCGACATCCGGCGTGCCTTCGACGACGAGGCGTACTGGCAGTCGCGGTTGACCGCATTCGAGGGCGGCTCCCCCACCCTCGACTCGCTGAGCACCGACGCGTCGGGCCGGACCTCGGTGACGATGACGATGCGGTTCGGCGGGGACCAGCTTCCCGACCCCCTGCGGCGCCTGCGGCTCGGCTCGCTCGAAGTCGTCCAGAGCGAGCAGTGGGACGCCGTCGACGCCGGTGTGCTGCGTGGCGCGATCGACGTCGACGCCCGCCGCACGCCCATGTCGGGCCGCGGCTCGGTCCACCTGACCCCCGCGGGCTCGGGCACCACGCTCGCGGGCCATGCCACCGTCGAGGTCAACGTCCCGCTCATCGGGGGCGCGATCTCGAAGTTCATCGCGGGGCTGTTGGCCAACGGGATCGTCGACATCGTCCGCGTCACCGACTCGTGGCTGGCCGAAAACCCATGA
- the dnaE gene encoding DNA polymerase III subunit alpha, translating into MADSSAPRAGTSFVHLHNHTEYSMLDGAAKVKPMFAEAARLEMPAIGMTDHGNMFGASEFYHAAIDVGIKPIIGVEAYIAPASRFDTKRVLWGDPSQKSDDVSGSGAYTHMTMVAENATGLRNLFKLSSLASFEGQLGKWSRMDAEIIAEHAEGIIATTGCPSGEVQTRLRLGHVDEAVAAAAKWREIFGPENFFLELMDHGLDIERRVREGLLEVGRKLNIPPLATNDCHYVTRDASRNHEALLCVQTGKTLSDPTRFKFDGDGYYLKSAAEMRALWDDQVPGACDSTLLIAERVQPYTDVWAPKDRMPIFPVPEGHDQASWLHHEVMAGLERRFPGAVGRDYVERAEYEIKVICDKGFPSYFLIVADLINYAKSVDIRVGPGRGSAAGSLVAYAMGITNIDPIPHGLLFERFLNPERPSAPDIDIDFDDRRRGEMLRYAANRWGSDRVAQVITFGTIKTKAALKDSARVNYGQPGFAIADRITKALPPPIMAKDIPLSGITDPTHERYKEAAEVRSLLDTDPDVRAIYETARGLEGLVRNAGVHACAVIMSSEPLIEAIPLWKRPQDGAVISGWDYPSCEAIGLLKMDFLGLRNLTIIGDCIENIRANRGIDVDLESLNLDDPRAYELLGRGDTLGVFQLDGGPMRDLLRRMQPTEFNDIVAVLALYRPGPMGMNAHNDYADRKNGRQAIKPIHPELEEPLREILSETYGLIVYQEQIMFIAQKVAGYSMGKADALRKAMGKKKLEVLEAEYKGFREGMTANGFSEAAVKALWDTILPFAGYAFNKSHAAGYGLVSYWTAYLKANFPAEYMAGLLTSVGDDKDKAAVYLADCRRLGITVLPPDVNESELNFASVGVDIRFGLGAVRNVGANVVASLIATRNDKGKYTDFSDYLNKIEVTACNKKVTESLIKAGAFDSLGHSRKGLFLIHTDAVDSVLGTKKAEAMGQFDLFGGADTATDAVFAIKVPDEEWEDKHKLALEREMLGLYVSGHPLDGVAHLLASQVDTAIPAILDGDVANEAQVRVGGILASVNRRVNKNGMPWASAQLEDLTGGIEVMFFPHTYSTFGADIADDTVVIVSGKVNSRDDRLSLIANDLIVPDFTNAQADRPVAVSLPTRQCTVEKVGALKQVLANHPGTSQVRLRLISGDRITTLELDQGLRVTPSSALMGDLKALLGPGCLGG; encoded by the coding sequence ATGGCTGATTCGTCCGCTCCCCGCGCCGGCACGTCGTTCGTGCACCTGCACAACCACACCGAATACTCGATGCTGGACGGTGCCGCGAAGGTCAAGCCCATGTTCGCCGAAGCCGCGCGGTTGGAGATGCCCGCAATCGGCATGACCGACCACGGCAACATGTTCGGGGCCAGCGAGTTCTACCACGCGGCAATCGATGTGGGCATCAAGCCGATCATCGGCGTCGAGGCGTACATCGCGCCCGCGTCGCGCTTCGACACCAAGCGCGTGCTGTGGGGTGACCCCAGCCAGAAGTCCGACGACGTCTCCGGCAGCGGCGCCTACACGCACATGACGATGGTCGCGGAGAACGCGACCGGGCTGCGCAACCTGTTCAAGCTGTCGTCGCTGGCGTCCTTCGAGGGCCAGCTCGGCAAGTGGTCCCGGATGGACGCCGAGATCATCGCCGAACACGCCGAGGGCATCATCGCGACCACCGGCTGCCCGTCCGGTGAGGTCCAGACCAGGCTGCGGCTGGGTCACGTCGACGAGGCGGTGGCCGCGGCGGCCAAGTGGCGCGAGATCTTCGGGCCGGAGAACTTCTTCCTCGAGCTCATGGACCACGGTCTCGACATCGAGCGCCGGGTCCGCGAGGGTCTGCTCGAGGTCGGCCGCAAGCTGAACATCCCGCCGCTGGCCACCAACGACTGCCACTACGTCACCCGCGACGCCTCGCGCAACCACGAGGCGCTGCTGTGCGTGCAGACCGGCAAGACGCTGTCGGATCCCACCCGCTTCAAGTTCGACGGTGACGGCTACTACCTGAAGTCCGCCGCGGAGATGCGGGCGCTATGGGACGACCAGGTCCCCGGGGCCTGCGACTCGACGCTGCTGATCGCCGAACGCGTCCAGCCGTACACCGACGTGTGGGCGCCGAAGGACCGGATGCCGATCTTCCCGGTACCCGAGGGACACGACCAAGCGTCGTGGCTGCATCACGAGGTGATGGCCGGCCTGGAGCGCCGATTTCCGGGAGCCGTCGGGCGCGACTACGTCGAGCGCGCCGAATACGAGATCAAGGTCATCTGCGACAAGGGCTTTCCGTCGTACTTCCTCATCGTGGCCGACCTCATCAACTACGCGAAGTCCGTCGACATCCGCGTCGGCCCCGGCCGTGGTTCGGCGGCGGGGTCGCTGGTGGCCTACGCGATGGGCATCACCAACATCGACCCGATCCCGCACGGCCTGCTCTTCGAGCGGTTCCTCAACCCCGAACGGCCGTCGGCACCCGACATCGACATCGACTTCGACGATCGTCGCCGCGGGGAGATGCTGCGCTACGCCGCCAACCGCTGGGGCAGCGACCGGGTGGCCCAGGTCATCACGTTCGGCACCATCAAGACCAAGGCGGCACTGAAGGATTCGGCTCGGGTCAACTACGGCCAGCCGGGCTTCGCGATCGCCGACCGGATCACCAAGGCGCTGCCGCCGCCGATCATGGCCAAGGACATTCCGCTCTCGGGGATCACCGACCCCACCCACGAGCGGTACAAGGAGGCCGCCGAGGTCCGCAGCCTGCTCGACACCGACCCCGACGTCCGGGCGATCTACGAGACCGCGCGCGGGCTGGAGGGGCTGGTGCGCAACGCCGGCGTGCACGCGTGCGCGGTCATCATGAGCTCCGAGCCGCTCATCGAGGCGATCCCGCTGTGGAAGCGGCCGCAGGACGGCGCGGTCATCAGCGGCTGGGACTACCCGTCGTGCGAGGCCATCGGCCTGCTGAAGATGGACTTCCTCGGCCTGCGCAACCTGACGATCATCGGCGACTGCATCGAGAACATCCGCGCCAACCGCGGCATCGACGTCGACCTGGAGTCGCTCAACCTCGACGACCCCAGGGCCTATGAACTGCTGGGCCGCGGTGACACCCTCGGTGTGTTCCAGCTCGACGGTGGCCCGATGCGCGATCTGCTGCGCCGCATGCAGCCCACCGAGTTCAACGACATCGTCGCGGTGCTCGCGCTGTACCGCCCCGGCCCGATGGGCATGAACGCCCACAACGACTACGCCGACCGCAAGAACGGTCGGCAGGCCATCAAGCCGATCCATCCCGAGCTGGAGGAACCGCTGCGGGAGATCCTCTCGGAAACCTACGGCCTGATCGTCTACCAAGAGCAGATCATGTTCATCGCCCAGAAGGTCGCGGGCTACTCGATGGGCAAGGCCGACGCGCTGCGCAAGGCCATGGGCAAGAAGAAGCTCGAGGTGCTCGAGGCGGAGTACAAGGGCTTCCGCGAGGGCATGACCGCCAACGGGTTCTCCGAGGCCGCGGTGAAGGCGTTGTGGGACACCATCCTTCCGTTCGCCGGGTATGCGTTCAACAAGTCCCACGCGGCCGGCTACGGGCTGGTCTCCTACTGGACGGCGTACCTCAAGGCGAACTTCCCCGCCGAGTACATGGCGGGCCTGCTCACCTCGGTCGGCGACGACAAGGACAAGGCCGCGGTGTATCTCGCCGACTGCCGCAGGCTCGGCATCACGGTGCTGCCGCCCGACGTCAACGAGTCCGAGCTCAACTTCGCCTCGGTGGGCGTGGACATCCGCTTCGGACTCGGCGCCGTGCGCAACGTCGGCGCCAACGTCGTGGCGTCGCTGATCGCCACCCGCAACGACAAGGGCAAGTACACCGACTTCTCCGACTACCTCAACAAGATCGAGGTCACCGCGTGCAACAAGAAGGTGACGGAATCGCTGATCAAGGCCGGGGCCTTCGACTCGCTCGGCCACTCCCGCAAGGGCCTGTTCCTCATCCACACCGATGCCGTCGACTCGGTGCTCGGGACGAAGAAGGCCGAGGCGATGGGTCAGTTCGACCTCTTCGGCGGGGCCGATACGGCGACGGACGCCGTCTTCGCGATCAAGGTGCCCGACGAGGAGTGGGAGGACAAGCACAAGCTGGCCCTCGAGCGAGAGATGTTGGGGCTCTACGTGTCCGGGCATCCGCTCGACGGCGTGGCGCACCTGCTGGCCAGCCAGGTCGACACCGCCATCCCCGCGATCCTGGACGGCGACGTCGCCAACGAGGCCCAGGTGCGCGTCGGGGGCATCCTGGCGTCGGTCAACCGCAGGGTGAACAAGAACGGAATGCCCTGGGCGTCAGCACAATTGGAGGATCTCACCGGCGGCATCGAGGTGATGTTCTTCCCGCACACCTATTCGACGTTCGGCGCCGACATCGCCGACGACACCGTGGTGATCGTCAGCGGAAAGGTGAACTCCCGCGACGACCGGCTCTCGCTGATCGCCAACGATCTCATCGTGCCGGACTTCACCAACGCCCAGGCCGATCGGCCGGTGGCGGTCAGCCTGCCCACCCGGCAGTGCACGGTCGAGAAGGTCGGCGCCCTCAAGCAGGTGCTCGCCAACCACCCCGGCACGTCACAGGTGCGGCTGCGGTTGATCAGCGGTGACCGCATCACGACCCTCGAACTCGATCAGGGGTTGCGGGTGACGCCGTCCTCGGCACTGATGGGGGATCTCAAGGCGTTGCTCGGTCCCGGCTGCCTCGGGGGCTGA
- a CDS encoding RluA family pseudouridine synthase, giving the protein MTTRSMPVPEGLEGMRVDAGLARLLGLSRTAAAVIAEDGGVDLDGAPVGKSDRLVAGAWLEVRLPEAPAPLDNPPIDIEGMDILYADDDIVAVDKPAGVAAHASVGWSGPTVLGGLAAAGFRITTSGVPERKGIVQRLDVGTSGVMVVALSEHAYTVLKRAFKERTVDKRYHALVQGHPDPSSGTIDAPIARHRSSDWKFAVSEGGRHSVTHYDTVEAFVAASLLDVHLETGRTHQIRVHFSALHHPCCGDLTYGADPTLAKRLGLERQWLHARSLAFAHPADGRRIEITSPYPADLRHALDVLRHHDT; this is encoded by the coding sequence ATGACCACCCGGTCGATGCCGGTGCCGGAGGGCCTGGAGGGCATGCGGGTGGACGCCGGGCTGGCACGGCTGCTCGGGCTGTCCAGGACCGCGGCGGCCGTCATCGCGGAGGACGGCGGCGTCGACCTCGACGGCGCCCCGGTCGGCAAGTCCGACCGCCTCGTCGCCGGGGCGTGGCTCGAAGTCCGTCTCCCGGAAGCGCCTGCGCCACTTGACAATCCGCCGATCGACATCGAGGGCATGGACATCCTCTACGCCGACGACGACATCGTCGCCGTCGACAAGCCCGCCGGCGTGGCCGCCCACGCGTCGGTCGGATGGTCCGGTCCGACGGTGCTGGGCGGGCTGGCCGCCGCAGGCTTCCGGATCACCACCTCGGGCGTCCCCGAACGCAAGGGCATCGTGCAGCGCCTCGACGTCGGCACGTCCGGCGTGATGGTGGTGGCGCTGTCCGAGCACGCGTACACGGTGCTCAAGCGGGCGTTCAAGGAGCGCACCGTCGACAAGCGCTATCACGCGCTGGTGCAGGGCCACCCCGATCCGTCGAGCGGCACCATCGACGCGCCCATCGCCCGGCACCGCAGCAGCGACTGGAAGTTCGCCGTCAGCGAGGGCGGCAGGCACAGCGTCACCCACTACGACACCGTGGAGGCCTTCGTCGCGGCCAGCCTGCTCGACGTCCACCTCGAGACCGGCCGCACCCACCAGATCCGGGTCCACTTCTCGGCTCTGCACCACCCCTGCTGCGGGGATCTGACCTACGGTGCCGACCCGACGCTGGCGAAGCGCCTCGGGCTGGAACGCCAATGGCTGCACGCACGCTCGCTCGCGTTCGCGCATCCCGCCGACGGCCGACGCATCGAGATCACCAGCCCCTACCCGGCCGACCTCCGACACGCGCTCGACGTCCTGCGCCACCACGACACGTGA